The uncultured Desulfuromonas sp. genome has a segment encoding these proteins:
- the extH gene encoding selenite/tellurite reduction operon rhodanese-like protein ExtH, whose product MIRKVFKHTKDNVVLFAAVVLSCFILTACGGGGGGSDSYDEPKTVTNDPVEDLANTSVLITPEILKGWMDAGLVNNEDSFNGRVVILSLEATSETVTGEVVTEAYPSTHIPGAFPWGSVQAQTRLDGFSEVTNMVVDGPTMDAILERCGIDENTTIVLTYAGSGVMSATRDYGYLRYWGFPKEKIKVLNGGDNAWADAGYELTDAPATAATTYMSVSDNEAIRTDLYMSLAEMILAVQDNDDSGNTLYNIVDTRGASATYINNAIPLAYSLFTDRAVFFPKADAVAAIEATDFDPTLPSITYCVSGGRASVGFFVLDAIMGYDVAVYDGSWNQWGLYTDPYQVDSDGVVTQYNLNDLWSVESLTTGTMTPVSGTINADLNATLNDLEAPEATQIETEDTEYFNGGASSGATGPGEAGEAAGC is encoded by the coding sequence ATGATTCGAAAGGTGTTCAAACACACAAAAGACAATGTTGTCCTTTTCGCCGCAGTTGTTCTATCCTGCTTTATCCTGACCGCTTGTGGCGGTGGCGGTGGCGGTTCTGATAGCTATGATGAGCCGAAAACAGTAACGAATGATCCCGTTGAAGATCTTGCCAACACCAGCGTTTTGATTACGCCGGAAATCCTCAAGGGATGGATGGATGCAGGGCTGGTCAACAACGAGGATAGTTTTAATGGTCGTGTTGTCATCCTGAGCCTTGAAGCGACATCTGAAACCGTTACGGGTGAAGTCGTAACGGAAGCCTATCCTTCAACGCATATTCCCGGTGCATTCCCTTGGGGGAGTGTTCAAGCTCAGACTCGCTTGGATGGCTTTTCTGAGGTGACGAATATGGTCGTTGACGGCCCCACTATGGATGCCATTTTGGAGCGTTGTGGTATCGATGAAAATACCACGATCGTTCTTACTTACGCCGGAAGTGGTGTGATGAGCGCTACTCGTGACTACGGCTATCTCCGTTATTGGGGTTTCCCCAAAGAAAAGATCAAAGTTCTCAACGGTGGCGACAACGCATGGGCCGATGCCGGATATGAACTGACCGACGCTCCGGCGACGGCAGCAACCACCTACATGAGTGTTTCGGATAATGAGGCCATCAGAACAGACCTCTATATGTCATTGGCTGAAATGATTTTAGCTGTACAGGACAATGATGATAGCGGCAACACGCTCTATAATATTGTGGATACCCGTGGCGCTTCAGCAACATATATCAACAATGCCATTCCGCTTGCCTACAGCCTGTTTACCGATCGCGCTGTTTTCTTTCCCAAAGCAGATGCTGTAGCCGCCATTGAAGCGACTGATTTCGACCCCACGTTGCCGAGTATTACCTATTGTGTTTCAGGCGGCCGTGCTTCGGTTGGTTTCTTTGTTCTCGATGCGATCATGGGCTACGATGTTGCCGTCTATGATGGTTCCTGGAACCAGTGGGGGCTGTACACGGATCCGTATCAAGTTGATAGCGATGGTGTCGTAACGCAATATAACCTGAATGATCTGTGGAGTGTTGAAAGCTTGACAACAGGCACGATGACTCCTGTATCCGGTACGATCAATGCCGACCTCAATGCAACTCTCAACGATCTTGAAGCACCTGAAGCAACTCAGATTGAAACTGAGGATACTGAATATTTCAACGGCGGAGCGTCCTCAGGTGCTACAGGCCCGGGTGAGGCAGGGGAAGCAGCTGGCTGCTGA
- a CDS encoding PAS domain S-box protein produces the protein MQPVKMKSNIRLFLTVTIFLVSIVGLFVFFWYVAVIPYYVRLEEREARYSATVVRLAFEREVALLEQLVIGYAAGFGSGADDTNVEQAWEQFFNHDMLSENQLAAVAVLDLDGRCLFNQIADERMEDVAATLGSKIHNGWSKNIRDYHSPVTGFFAAKQGWYLISGTSLVSPAEVAQDRLHYLLFFRAVDEAFIYKLSRQFRFEFQLNYPITVNDLQLENVTRTSPVVVEKGTDDYLHVYFKLEDFTQQNAALVQIFFPREYVFQLRHGSLMHLTMIWGAFTVMAFILTLMVRSSVKKPFEDLSAVIHGLREENKVRLPVDDFEGKEIVSLVTEFNLLLDDLEQSKIHQICSEQRTDLIQRVVPSAIFTVDENKIVTSWNECATRLTGYRAEEMIGNVCFLFAEKPCQESCGLFDDHVPKPILGRECTIRRKDGRLIQITKNVDYLKDTQGRIVGGIECFEDISNRKSSEEALQWELALNIRLAHLSRTIIHTPDNIEKIADELLDHARNLTKSPHGFVAIRQNDEQQHFLAQTSLFSNPCEEFPSEVHSSSSYNRQSLLNCVYHYRDHICFNDLDSLGTLSFVDSANEKINHFMALPIFDGADRLIGQLALVNKTGGYTHHDRQAVEQLVELFTVVLINSHH, from the coding sequence ATGCAGCCAGTAAAAATGAAGAGCAATATCCGACTGTTTTTGACCGTGACCATTTTTCTGGTCAGTATTGTCGGGTTGTTTGTCTTTTTTTGGTATGTGGCGGTCATTCCCTATTACGTCCGTCTCGAAGAGCGCGAAGCCCGCTATTCCGCAACGGTGGTCAGACTTGCTTTTGAGCGTGAAGTCGCTTTATTGGAGCAGCTGGTCATTGGTTATGCCGCAGGGTTTGGAAGCGGTGCCGATGACACGAACGTTGAGCAGGCATGGGAACAATTTTTTAATCATGACATGCTGTCAGAAAACCAACTCGCTGCTGTTGCCGTTTTGGATCTGGATGGGCGGTGTCTCTTCAATCAGATTGCAGATGAAAGGATGGAAGATGTTGCCGCCACCCTCGGTTCAAAAATTCATAATGGCTGGTCAAAGAACATCAGGGATTACCACTCCCCGGTCACCGGTTTTTTTGCGGCGAAGCAGGGATGGTATCTTATCTCCGGGACCTCTCTTGTCTCACCGGCGGAGGTGGCGCAGGATCGCCTTCATTACCTGTTGTTCTTCCGAGCCGTGGATGAGGCGTTCATCTACAAACTATCCCGTCAGTTTCGCTTCGAATTTCAGCTGAATTATCCCATCACAGTTAATGATCTCCAACTTGAAAATGTCACACGCACTTCACCGGTGGTCGTGGAAAAGGGCACGGACGACTATCTTCATGTCTATTTCAAGCTGGAAGATTTCACGCAACAGAATGCGGCATTGGTGCAAATCTTTTTCCCGCGTGAATATGTGTTTCAATTGCGCCATGGCAGCTTAATGCATTTGACAATGATCTGGGGTGCTTTTACCGTCATGGCCTTTATCCTGACTCTGATGGTGCGGTCCAGCGTCAAAAAACCGTTTGAAGATCTTTCCGCTGTGATTCATGGTTTAAGAGAAGAGAATAAAGTCCGTCTTCCCGTTGACGATTTCGAAGGGAAAGAAATTGTCAGCCTGGTCACTGAGTTTAATCTGTTGTTGGACGACCTTGAGCAAAGCAAAATTCATCAGATCTGTTCAGAACAGAGAACGGATCTGATTCAACGGGTTGTTCCCAGTGCGATTTTTACTGTCGATGAAAACAAAATAGTGACGAGTTGGAATGAGTGTGCCACGCGCCTGACCGGTTATCGCGCCGAAGAGATGATCGGCAATGTGTGCTTTTTATTTGCCGAAAAACCCTGTCAGGAAAGTTGCGGCTTATTTGATGATCATGTGCCGAAACCCATTCTGGGGCGAGAATGCACCATTCGTCGCAAAGATGGCCGACTGATTCAGATCACTAAGAATGTCGATTATTTGAAAGATACCCAGGGCCGGATTGTCGGGGGCATTGAATGCTTTGAGGATATTTCAAACCGAAAATCATCCGAGGAAGCTTTGCAGTGGGAGCTGGCCCTGAACATCCGTCTGGCTCACTTGTCGCGTACCATCATTCATACTCCTGACAATATTGAAAAAATTGCCGATGAATTGTTGGATCATGCTCGAAATCTCACCAAAAGTCCTCATGGCTTTGTCGCGATTCGCCAGAACGATGAGCAACAACATTTTTTGGCGCAGACCTCATTGTTTTCAAACCCTTGCGAAGAATTCCCTTCAGAGGTCCATTCGTCTTCGTCGTATAACCGGCAGTCCCTGTTGAATTGCGTTTATCACTACCGCGATCATATTTGTTTTAATGATCTGGACTCGCTGGGGACGCTTTCATTTGTTGACAGTGCAAACGAGAAAATCAACCATTTTATGGCACTACCTATTTTTGATGGTGCGGACCGCCTTATCGGACAGCTCGCCCTGGTCAATAAAACCGGCGGTTACACACACCATGACCGTCAGGCTGTTGAGCAGCTTGTGGAGTTGTTTACTGTTGTGCTCATCAATTCGCATCACTGA
- the extI gene encoding selenite/tellurite reduction operon porin ExtI: protein MKIISKVLLTFAGVAMAASTAFAGPTWTFGPDDEGLLKLDYKGQFQLDYRDTGSGSDNDDDTMEFNFRRNRISLVGAYGNLGIYAQTEYTEDVNIGPFTVSDGSSNEFQMLDAQIRYKFNDAFRVRAGKFKYNLTRENLEACEAPLTLDRSVLIRAPFVSTRDKGVAVWGNLFNNIFQYRLDVMNGRNDSDSAPDSNFRYTGRAHVTFLDGETGYGYKGTYMGKKKVITLGAAYSVEEDVAYADCANEMDAVDYKAWTVDFFAEYPIEGVGTFTLSTAYVDYDLDDAYKGADPDSGVIGVNGEKNGGYTKIAYMLPEIPLQFFFRAESWSLAYLDGVYDQEIDWYGGGLNYYLRGQNLKLTVEYSTVEFDEESADYEDFDSLTAQIQVMF from the coding sequence GTGAAAATTATTTCTAAGGTATTGCTCACATTTGCAGGCGTAGCAATGGCTGCATCTACGGCCTTTGCCGGCCCGACATGGACTTTTGGCCCGGATGATGAAGGCCTGTTGAAGCTTGACTATAAGGGGCAATTTCAGTTGGATTACCGGGATACGGGCTCAGGATCGGATAACGATGACGACACGATGGAATTCAACTTCCGCCGCAATCGTATTTCTCTGGTGGGCGCATACGGGAATCTCGGTATTTACGCACAAACAGAGTACACCGAAGATGTTAATATCGGCCCTTTTACCGTGTCGGATGGTTCCAGCAACGAGTTCCAGATGCTGGACGCGCAAATTCGTTATAAGTTCAACGACGCCTTCCGCGTGCGCGCCGGTAAGTTCAAGTACAATTTGACGCGTGAAAATCTTGAAGCCTGTGAAGCGCCGTTGACTCTGGATCGTTCGGTTCTGATCCGTGCACCGTTTGTTTCCACCCGCGACAAAGGTGTTGCCGTTTGGGGTAACCTGTTCAACAATATTTTCCAGTATCGTCTTGATGTCATGAATGGTCGTAACGATTCGGACTCTGCACCGGATTCCAACTTTCGCTATACCGGACGTGCCCATGTTACCTTCCTCGATGGTGAAACCGGCTACGGCTATAAAGGAACCTATATGGGGAAGAAGAAGGTCATTACCCTGGGGGCCGCCTATTCCGTTGAGGAAGATGTCGCTTACGCCGATTGCGCAAATGAAATGGACGCTGTCGACTACAAAGCGTGGACGGTCGATTTCTTCGCCGAGTATCCTATTGAGGGGGTTGGTACCTTTACTCTGTCTACGGCTTATGTTGATTATGATCTTGATGACGCGTATAAAGGCGCAGATCCGGATTCCGGTGTCATCGGTGTCAACGGTGAAAAGAATGGTGGTTATACCAAGATTGCCTACATGCTGCCGGAAATTCCGCTGCAATTTTTCTTCCGTGCCGAAAGTTGGTCTCTGGCCTATCTGGACGGTGTTTACGATCAGGAAATCGACTGGTATGGCGGTGGCCTTAACTACTACCTGCGTGGCCAAAACCTGAAGCTCACCGTAGAGTACTCAACGGTAGAGTTTGATGAAGAGTCTGCTGACTATGAAGACTTTGACAGCCTGACCGCACAAATTCAGGTGATGTTCTAA
- the extH gene encoding selenite/tellurite reduction operon rhodanese-like protein ExtH translates to MIRRVFKHAKSHFFLFTAIVLSCFVLTACGGGGGGGDSYDEPEAQPAPPITGQIDNVLIDAPTLKAWLDEGLVNADSFENVVILQPNGYGTAHIAGTQEWTAPRGIDRIDGPVLSGNMVLDGAAMDDAMQTAGITAGTTVVLVPTAFPDTTTDRAYLMFRYWGFPKEQIKVLNGGLPAWQAYGYDVTTAVSPVAASNFSVADLAGGPDFDARASLSEAIIGVTEGTVVPYNTYANTSNVTAATITETLDGSYNGEAGDGGYVIFQGLMLNGVTDNMLAGLRTTTVIEGTEVTVLKSADEMRSFLVDDLGVDLSKTIMTYCRAGNLASSGFAPIDIVLGNEVNVMTYDGSWSQWGSLTNDATVVPSAAYVLPAGYSDWATDVLTTDGAGGEPFYLYPADPETNIQQPFFFDAPTSPYDEGANTIEDEDYDYWYYGDDAGGAPTGGDSGAAGGC, encoded by the coding sequence ATGATTCGAAGAGTTTTTAAACACGCGAAAAGCCATTTTTTTCTATTTACAGCAATTGTTTTGTCCTGCTTTGTATTGACCGCTTGCGGCGGCGGAGGCGGCGGGGGTGATAGCTATGACGAGCCCGAAGCTCAACCCGCGCCCCCTATCACTGGCCAAATCGACAATGTTCTGATTGATGCACCAACCCTTAAAGCCTGGCTTGACGAAGGTCTGGTTAATGCAGACTCTTTTGAAAATGTTGTTATTTTGCAGCCTAATGGTTACGGCACCGCCCACATTGCTGGAACGCAGGAATGGACTGCGCCAAGAGGGATTGACCGTATTGACGGTCCCGTCTTGAGCGGGAATATGGTTCTTGATGGTGCCGCCATGGACGATGCGATGCAAACCGCAGGAATCACAGCTGGAACAACGGTTGTTCTCGTTCCCACGGCGTTCCCGGATACAACGACGGATCGCGCATATCTGATGTTCCGTTACTGGGGTTTCCCTAAAGAGCAAATTAAAGTTCTTAACGGCGGCCTTCCCGCGTGGCAAGCCTATGGTTATGACGTGACAACGGCCGTTTCTCCGGTTGCCGCGTCTAATTTCAGCGTTGCTGATCTGGCCGGTGGCCCGGACTTTGATGCCCGTGCCTCTCTTAGTGAAGCGATTATCGGGGTGACGGAAGGGACCGTGGTTCCGTACAACACTTATGCCAATACGTCCAATGTGACCGCCGCAACCATCACTGAGACGTTGGATGGGTCCTACAACGGCGAAGCCGGGGATGGCGGTTATGTCATCTTCCAGGGGCTGATGCTTAATGGCGTCACCGATAACATGCTGGCCGGTCTGAGAACCACCACTGTCATTGAAGGCACGGAAGTGACCGTGTTGAAATCCGCCGATGAAATGCGTTCGTTCCTCGTTGATGATCTCGGTGTTGACCTGTCCAAAACCATTATGACTTACTGCCGCGCCGGCAACCTCGCTTCCAGCGGTTTTGCTCCGATTGATATCGTTCTCGGCAACGAAGTCAATGTTATGACCTATGACGGTTCCTGGAGCCAGTGGGGCAGCTTGACGAATGATGCCACGGTTGTTCCCAGTGCGGCTTATGTCCTGCCTGCCGGTTATTCAGACTGGGCAACGGATGTTTTGACCACGGATGGCGCAGGCGGCGAACCTTTCTATCTCTATCCCGCAGACCCTGAAACGAATATCCAACAACCTTTCTTCTTTGATGCACCGACCAGCCCCTATGATGAGGGTGCTAACACGATTGAGGATGAAGACTATGATTACTGGTATTACGGTGATGATGCCGGTGGAGCTCCGACCGGTGGTGACTCCGGTGCTGCCGGAGGCTGCTAG
- a CDS encoding TetR/AcrR family transcriptional regulator, which produces MAAEKKRQIAPNVKMAKVLKVARELFVEKGYYNVSIPAIVKASGVSTGAIYSYFANKETLARRIHEDTLADFQEMFNERLVGAATIQDKLKAFADLCFDIAESDPVMMEYMLYMKHTEFMTDTSPICFTEPFKLVRGYIEQGMNEGIIRKQDLFVAAICYTGVVLRAVELRLLCVVNRPLHEISEDLVANAWAAIKA; this is translated from the coding sequence ATGGCTGCTGAGAAAAAACGCCAAATTGCCCCCAATGTGAAAATGGCTAAAGTTTTAAAAGTCGCGCGTGAACTTTTCGTTGAGAAAGGTTATTACAACGTGTCTATCCCGGCCATTGTCAAAGCCTCAGGCGTTAGCACCGGAGCCATCTATAGCTATTTTGCCAACAAAGAAACTCTGGCTCGGCGTATCCATGAAGACACGCTTGCCGATTTTCAGGAAATGTTCAATGAGCGACTGGTGGGCGCCGCAACCATCCAGGATAAACTCAAAGCGTTTGCCGATTTGTGTTTCGATATCGCGGAGTCGGACCCGGTGATGATGGAATATATGCTCTACATGAAGCACACTGAATTCATGACCGATACCTCCCCAATCTGTTTCACCGAACCCTTCAAACTGGTCCGTGGTTATATTGAGCAGGGCATGAATGAAGGCATCATCCGCAAACAGGATCTCTTTGTTGCAGCCATCTGTTACACCGGAGTTGTCTTACGTGCCGTTGAGTTGCGCCTGCTGTGTGTTGTCAACCGCCCCTTGCATGAAATTTCCGAAGATCTCGTTGCCAATGCTTGGGCTGCGATCAAGGCCTAA
- a CDS encoding rhodanese-like domain-containing protein encodes MEQALNQVLEGMTLDFVGQARHKITASALFDAKDGMLLDIRTEPEQQTLPLGFVYHGQVVHIPLEQMPSRYTELPRKRPIGIFCPHGVRAAMSYLYLRAKGYDEVFVLDGGYAALAEEARPGNVLKRCAKSSLKG; translated from the coding sequence ATGGAACAGGCATTAAACCAGGTGCTGGAAGGGATGACCCTCGATTTTGTCGGCCAGGCGCGGCATAAAATCACGGCATCCGCACTTTTCGATGCCAAAGATGGCATGTTGCTGGATATTCGCACCGAACCTGAGCAACAGACGCTGCCTCTGGGGTTTGTCTATCATGGTCAGGTTGTTCATATCCCCTTGGAGCAGATGCCTTCACGCTATACGGAGCTGCCCAGAAAACGGCCGATCGGCATCTTTTGCCCCCATGGTGTGCGTGCAGCGATGAGTTATCTGTATCTTCGTGCGAAAGGGTATGATGAGGTTTTTGTCTTGGATGGCGGCTATGCGGCCCTTGCTGAAGAAGCCCGGCCCGGCAATGTGCTAAAGCGTTGCGCGAAGTCATCCTTAAAAGGGTGA
- the rlmKL gene encoding bifunctional 23S rRNA (guanine(2069)-N(7))-methyltransferase RlmK/23S rRNA (guanine(2445)-N(2))-methyltransferase RlmL, producing the protein MAGELNFFATASKGLEALLAEELEALQAQDVRQVRGGVRFTGTLEIAYRVCLWSRLAGRVLLPVVETPVTDSESLYRAVAAFAWEEHFDVSNTFAVDCNLASSQLTHSRYAALKTKDAVVDRFRDHCGVRPDVVVQQPDWRLNVWILKDMLTLSLDLSGDSLHRRGYRTQGGKAPLKEHLAAALLLRAGWPEKAAAGAPLVDPMCGSGTLVLEAALMAGDCAPGLKRDYMGFLHWHQHDADLWNRLRDEAVQRREQGLQDLPRLVGYDQDPSAIKNAWENAANAGLQDKVHFERRELASFGDEPISEQPGLIITNPPYGERLGEVEDLMGLYQLLGQRVREHFMHWQLSVFTSGNQFGHQLEMRARKKHQFFNGALKCQLLHFDVEPEHFYRETVSLPHGLAEVEELSEAAQMFVNRLRKNLKKLRRWAKRQHVSCYRVYDADLPDYAVAIDLYEGAAHVQEYQAPATVDARQARRRLREIITVLPDELGIAADQVYVKTRKRQRGTEQYERQADQGSFFEISEGGNWFLVNLSDYLDTGLFLDHRQTRELIRSLTQGKHFLNLFAYTASASVYAADGGARSTTSVDMSTTYTEWARKNLKINGFDGPQHQVIRADCLQWVKECSEKYDVIFLDPPTFSNSKKMADTFDIQRDHVDLIYSVADLLAPGGVLIFSNNLRNFKMERDQLADLVIEEITRQTIPEDFSRRRNIHNCWKIEWR; encoded by the coding sequence ATGGCTGGTGAGCTGAATTTTTTTGCAACGGCTTCCAAGGGCCTCGAAGCCCTTCTTGCTGAAGAGCTGGAGGCGCTTCAGGCGCAAGACGTTCGACAGGTGCGCGGTGGCGTGCGCTTTACCGGCACGTTGGAAATTGCCTACCGGGTGTGCCTGTGGTCGCGTCTGGCCGGTCGTGTGTTGCTGCCGGTGGTGGAAACGCCCGTCACCGACAGTGAGTCACTGTATCGTGCTGTGGCCGCGTTTGCCTGGGAAGAGCATTTCGATGTGTCCAACACCTTTGCGGTTGATTGTAATCTGGCCAGTTCACAATTGACCCATTCACGTTATGCGGCATTGAAAACCAAAGACGCCGTGGTGGATCGTTTTCGCGACCACTGCGGCGTGCGCCCGGACGTTGTTGTCCAGCAGCCGGACTGGCGTCTCAATGTCTGGATCCTTAAAGATATGCTGACGTTGAGTCTGGATCTGTCCGGCGACAGCCTGCATCGTCGTGGTTATCGGACTCAGGGCGGCAAGGCGCCGTTGAAAGAACATCTGGCCGCCGCCTTGTTGTTACGTGCCGGTTGGCCGGAAAAGGCCGCTGCCGGAGCCCCTTTGGTCGATCCCATGTGCGGTTCCGGAACCCTGGTGCTGGAGGCGGCGCTGATGGCTGGAGATTGTGCGCCGGGGCTGAAGCGCGACTATATGGGCTTTTTACATTGGCACCAACACGATGCCGACTTGTGGAACCGCCTGCGCGACGAGGCTGTGCAGCGTCGTGAACAGGGGCTGCAGGATTTGCCGCGTCTGGTGGGCTATGATCAGGATCCGTCGGCGATCAAGAATGCCTGGGAGAATGCCGCCAATGCCGGATTACAGGACAAGGTTCATTTTGAGCGCCGTGAGCTGGCCAGCTTCGGCGATGAACCCATCAGTGAACAACCGGGTCTGATTATCACCAACCCCCCTTATGGAGAACGCTTGGGTGAGGTAGAGGATTTAATGGGCTTGTACCAGCTGCTCGGACAACGGGTTCGCGAGCATTTTATGCACTGGCAACTCAGTGTGTTTACCAGCGGTAACCAGTTCGGTCACCAGTTGGAGATGCGAGCCCGTAAAAAACACCAGTTTTTCAATGGCGCACTCAAGTGCCAGTTGCTCCATTTTGACGTTGAGCCGGAACATTTTTACCGGGAGACGGTCTCCCTGCCGCATGGTTTGGCCGAAGTGGAGGAACTCAGCGAAGCTGCGCAGATGTTCGTGAACCGGCTGCGCAAGAACCTCAAAAAATTGCGGCGTTGGGCCAAGCGTCAACACGTGAGCTGTTATCGGGTCTACGATGCCGATCTCCCCGATTATGCCGTGGCCATTGATCTGTATGAGGGGGCGGCCCACGTTCAGGAATATCAGGCGCCGGCCACGGTAGATGCCCGCCAGGCACGGCGACGGTTGCGCGAGATTATTACCGTGCTGCCGGATGAGCTGGGCATCGCGGCCGATCAGGTGTACGTCAAGACCCGTAAGCGCCAACGAGGAACCGAGCAATACGAACGCCAGGCTGACCAGGGCTCTTTTTTTGAAATCAGTGAAGGGGGCAACTGGTTTCTGGTGAACCTGTCCGATTATCTGGACACCGGCCTGTTTCTGGACCATCGTCAAACCCGTGAGCTGATCCGCTCTTTGACTCAGGGCAAGCATTTTCTCAACCTGTTTGCCTATACGGCCAGCGCCAGTGTTTATGCGGCGGATGGCGGTGCCCGCTCGACGACCTCCGTGGATATGTCGACCACCTATACGGAATGGGCGCGAAAGAATTTAAAGATTAATGGCTTCGACGGTCCCCAGCATCAGGTGATTCGTGCTGACTGCCTGCAATGGGTCAAGGAGTGTAGCGAGAAATATGATGTGATTTTTCTCGACCCACCGACGTTTTCCAATTCCAAAAAAATGGCCGATACGTTTGACATTCAACGTGATCATGTTGACCTGATTTATTCGGTGGCTGATTTGCTGGCGCCCGGCGGTGTTTTGATTTTCTCGAATAATCTGCGTAACTTTAAGATGGAACGCGATCAGCTGGCCGATCTGGTGATTGAGGAGATTACCCGCCAGACCATCCCGGAAGATTTTTCCCGGCGGCGCAATATCCATAATTGCTGGAAAATCGAATGGCGTTGA
- a CDS encoding peptidylprolyl isomerase: MSVAKPGQRVKVHYTGTYDDGEQFDSSQGKDPLEFTLGASQVIPGFEKAVSGMAVDEKKDIRIEAADAYGEYDEEQCAAVDRSMLPADLELEVGMQLQAQTQEGIPLVVTIAAIDGDQVTLDGNHPMAGKNLNFSLHLVEIADGE, from the coding sequence ATGAGTGTTGCAAAACCAGGTCAACGCGTCAAAGTGCACTACACCGGAACCTACGATGACGGCGAACAATTTGATTCGTCTCAGGGTAAGGATCCTCTGGAGTTTACCTTAGGTGCGTCCCAGGTGATTCCCGGATTCGAGAAGGCCGTGTCTGGAATGGCTGTTGATGAGAAAAAAGACATTCGCATTGAGGCGGCCGATGCCTACGGTGAATACGACGAAGAGCAGTGTGCCGCGGTTGACCGTTCCATGTTGCCCGCTGATCTGGAGTTGGAAGTCGGCATGCAACTGCAGGCGCAAACCCAGGAGGGCATCCCTCTGGTCGTGACGATTGCCGCCATTGACGGTGATCAGGTCACCCTGGATGGAAACCATCCCATGGCAGGAAAAAACCTGAACTTTTCCTTGCATCTTGTCGAGATCGCTGACGGCGAATAA
- a CDS encoding PHP domain-containing protein: protein MTEQIDLHTHSTCSDGALTPQQLVEKAAQNRVVAMALCDHDNIDGVQPARQAGHQRGIDVISGVELSCVWKEFEDIHLLGYGFDDRHPRLNRELNDFQQFRRQRNALIVEKINERLQQRGLQPISYEKVAERAGGTIGRPHIAMELMAAGYAQTVEEAFVKYLTPCNIAKKFFPVDEAMALIHEAGGVAVLAHPPYISRDFDVMATLLDDLTSLGLQGVEVYNNGANCDEIEWYLTQIRLRGLFATGGSDFHGIEDGGAELGKIRAIGSIPYNCYTTLCEALSSKNGQ from the coding sequence ATGACGGAACAGATTGATCTTCATACCCACAGCACCTGTTCGGATGGGGCGCTTACCCCACAGCAGCTTGTTGAAAAAGCCGCGCAAAATCGAGTGGTTGCCATGGCCTTGTGCGACCATGACAATATTGACGGCGTGCAACCGGCGCGGCAGGCCGGCCACCAACGCGGGATTGATGTGATCAGCGGCGTCGAGTTGTCCTGTGTGTGGAAAGAGTTCGAGGACATTCATCTGCTTGGCTACGGTTTTGATGATCGCCATCCACGACTCAATCGGGAACTGAACGATTTTCAACAGTTTCGCCGCCAGCGCAATGCGTTGATTGTTGAAAAAATCAATGAACGGTTACAACAACGCGGCTTGCAGCCGATCAGCTATGAAAAAGTGGCCGAACGCGCCGGTGGCACCATTGGGCGGCCGCATATCGCCATGGAACTGATGGCCGCCGGCTATGCCCAGACCGTGGAAGAAGCGTTTGTCAAATACCTGACGCCGTGCAACATCGCCAAAAAGTTTTTTCCGGTGGATGAGGCGATGGCCCTGATCCACGAAGCCGGAGGGGTGGCGGTGCTGGCGCATCCGCCGTATATTTCGCGTGATTTTGATGTGATGGCGACCCTGCTGGATGATTTGACCTCCTTGGGGTTGCAGGGGGTCGAGGTCTATAACAATGGCGCCAACTGTGATGAGATTGAATGGTATCTGACCCAGATTCGTCTGCGCGGTTTGTTTGCCACCGGCGGGTCCGACTTTCACGGCATTGAAGATGGTGGCGCCGAACTGGGGAAAATCAGGGCGATCGGCTCCATTCCGTATAACTGTTACACGACGTTGTGTGAGGCGTTGTCCTCGAAAAACGGCCAATAA